In the Tribolium castaneum strain GA2 chromosome 1, icTriCast1.1, whole genome shotgun sequence genome, one interval contains:
- the LOC655840 gene encoding brachyurin: MSKEAILLIVLALSHYSVCGSNLELIQAHIEPSKVRIIGGDEVVPHSVPYQVGLRINGNAFCGGALISPNYVLTAGHCGEVIRSVEVILGAHNISNPSEDTQVTITGSKITNHEKYDSATLRNDICLIQLSEPAPINDNIQAAKLPPSSDSGKSYFDETVTATGWGLYKDVPFPTTRDMSDVLLKVEVQVSNLTECGMFYNDDDGTYVVDTNLCTSGYRNKGTCNGDSGGPLSLDGVLIGLTSFGTDLCEMCSPSVYTRVVDYLDWIAQNSDVHID; encoded by the exons ATGTCCAAAGAAGCAATCCTGTTGATTGTCTTGGCTCTAAGCCACTATAGTGTCTGTGGTAGCAACCTGGAGCTGATTCAAGCCCACATTGAACCATCAAAAGTCCGAATTATTGGAGGCGACGAAGTAGTACCCCATTCCGTACCTTATCAGGTTGGTTTAAGAATCAATGGAAATGCCTTCTGTGGCGGAGCTCTCATTTCGCCAAATTACGTTCTCACAGCTGGTCATTGTGGCGAAGT GATTCGTTCAGTTGAGGTAATTTTGGGTGCTCACAATATTTCCAACCCTTCAGAAGACactcaagttacaataactggGAGCAAAATTACAAACCACGAAAAATATGATTCTGCAACGCTTCGTAACGATATTTGTTTGATTCAGTTGTCAGAACCAGCTCCTATTAATGACAATATTCAAGCAGCAAAGCTACCACCAAGTAGTGATTCGGGTAAAAGTTATTTTGATGAAACTGTCACAGCAACTGGATGGGGGTTGTACAAGGATGTACCTTTTCCCACCACTAGAGACATGTCTGATGTTCTGTTGAAAGTTGAGGTTCAAGTTTCAAATTTAACTGAATGTGGAATGTTTTACAATGATGATGATGGTACTTATGTAGTTGACACAAACCTTTGTACCTCGGGATATAGAAATAAAGGGACTTGTAATGGAGATTCTGGTGGTCCTTTGAGTCTAGATGGGGTACTTATTGGACTTACCTCTTTCGGAACGGATTTGTGTGAAATGTGCAGTCCTTCGGTATACACAAGAGTCGTGGATTACCTTGATTGGATTGCTCAAAATTCTGATGTTCACATTGATTga
- the P38 gene encoding serine protease P38 precursor (The RefSeq protein has 3 substitutions compared to this genomic sequence): MARQAIFLAILAWGHCGATNLKRIQAHVAPSKLHIIGGDEVVPHSVPYQVGLKINGNAFCGGALISPNYVLTAAHCGKVIRSVDVILGAHNISNPSEDTQVTIAGSKIINHENYNSGNYRNDICLIQLSQPAPINDNIQVAKLPPSSDLDKSYFDETVTATGWGLIKDVPFPTTKDMSDVLTKVDVKVSNITECGMYYNDDEDTYVVDTNLCTSGYRNKGTCNGDSGGPLSLDGVLIGVTSFGTLLCEMCSPSVYTKVVNYLDWIAANSDVKTF; encoded by the exons ATGGCAAGGCAAGCAATTTTCTTGGCCATTCTGGCTTGGGGGCACTGTGGTGCAACAAACTTAAAACGCATCCAAGCTCATGTGGCGCCTTCTAAACTTCATATTATTGGCGGAGATGAAGTAGTACCACATTCCGTCCCGTACCAAGTTGGTCTAAAAATCAACGGAAATGCATTCTGTGGAGGAGCCCttatttcaccaaattatGTCCTGACAGCAGCTCATTGTGGTAAAGT GATTAGATCAGTCGATGTGATTTTGGGCGCTCATAACATTTCTAATCCCTCTGAAGATACACAAGTTACAATCGCTGGTAGTAAAATCACCAATCACGAAAACTACAATTCTGGGAATTATCGCAACGATATTTGTCTGATTCAGTTATCACAACCAGCCCCTATTAATGACAATATCCAAGTAGCTAAACTACCACCGAGTAGTGATTTGGATAAAAGTTATTTTGACGAAACGGTCACAGCGACAGGTTGGGGGTTAATTAAGGACGTTCCTTTTCCAACCACCAAAGATATGTCTGATGTTCTTATAAAAGTTGATGTCAAAGTTTCAAATATAACGGAATGTGGAATGTACTATAATGATGATGACGATACTTATGTTGTTGATACGAATCTCTGTACCTCGGGGTATAGAAATAAAGGAACGTGTAATGGAGATTCTGGCGGGCCTTTGAGTCTGGATGGGGTGCTTATTGGAGTTACTTCTTTTGGGACACTACTGTGTGAAATGTGTAGTCCTTCAGTGTATACGAAAGTTGTGAATTACCTTGACTGGATTGCTGCAAATTCTGACGTCAAaactttttaa